The following coding sequences lie in one Mesorhizobium sp. NZP2298 genomic window:
- the trxC gene encoding thioredoxin TrxC: MQENLVVCTKCGVVNRLPPNRNGTDAQCGKCGARLFSGVPQDIDAMNFDRQIGRGSLPVLVDVWAPWCGPCKTMAPAYEAAAKALEPHIRLVKLNSDQEQAIAARLSIRGIPTMILFHHQREIARISGAMSASQIVGWVRGHVPTSAS, encoded by the coding sequence ATGCAGGAGAATCTCGTGGTTTGCACCAAATGCGGCGTGGTCAATCGCTTGCCGCCGAACCGAAACGGCACCGACGCGCAATGCGGAAAGTGTGGCGCCCGGCTGTTTTCAGGGGTCCCGCAGGATATCGACGCGATGAACTTCGATCGTCAGATCGGGCGCGGCAGTCTACCCGTCCTCGTCGATGTCTGGGCTCCATGGTGCGGTCCCTGCAAGACGATGGCGCCGGCCTATGAAGCCGCAGCCAAGGCGCTTGAGCCTCATATTCGGCTGGTCAAGCTGAATTCCGATCAGGAGCAGGCCATCGCGGCGAGGTTGAGCATTCGCGGCATCCCAACCATGATCCTGTTTCACCATCAGCGAGAGATCGCGCGCATCTCGGGGGCTATGAGCGCCAGCCAAATCGTCGGCTGGGTTCGCGGCCATGTACCGACCAGCGCCAGTTGA
- a CDS encoding DUF302 domain-containing protein yields MSYYFSKSLDMPFAAAIEHVTKKLADKGFGILTRIDVQHTMKLKLGVDFKPYMILGACNPHFAWRALQAEDKIGAMLPCNVIVTEISPGTVEIAAVDPVAAMGVVENPALAATAKDVRLLLHELISEL; encoded by the coding sequence ATGAGTTATTATTTCAGCAAAAGCCTCGACATGCCGTTCGCCGCGGCGATTGAACACGTCACCAAAAAGCTTGCAGACAAGGGCTTCGGTATCCTGACGCGGATCGATGTCCAGCATACGATGAAGCTCAAGCTGGGTGTAGACTTCAAGCCCTACATGATCCTCGGCGCCTGCAATCCGCATTTCGCGTGGCGCGCGCTGCAGGCAGAGGACAAGATCGGCGCGATGCTGCCTTGCAACGTAATTGTGACCGAGATCTCGCCAGGCACAGTCGAGATTGCCGCTGTCGATCCGGTCGCGGCGATGGGGGTCGTCGAGAACCCGGCACTTGCCGCAACAGCAAAGGATGTCCGGTTGTTGCTGCACGAATTGATCAGCGAACTTTGA
- a CDS encoding bifunctional acetate--CoA ligase family protein/GNAT family N-acetyltransferase has translation MTIRNLEYAVSPKSIAVVGATGRVGSVGRVVFDNIVVGGFEGEIWPVNPKYSHVAGHRCYGRVADLPGVPDLAVIVTPPDTVPGIVRELAERGTRAAVVITAGLNHGNGLRQAMLDAAKSSLMRIIGPNTVGLIVPPSKLNASFAHMAPKPGNIALISQSGAIATSLIDWAAANNVGFSRIISLGDMADVDVGDCLDMLAGDFHTRAIVMYLETIPNPRKFMSAARAAARLKPVVAIKPGRHEQAAKAAATHTGALSGSDRVVEAALRRAGVLRVKDLAELLDAAETIGRYSPLDRARVGIVTNGGGAGVLAVDKLVDRGGELAELAPSTIKQLDHVLPPTWSHANPIDIVGDAAPERYGAALEALAADPGTDVILVMNCPTGLGSSPDAARKVAELGDEGEIGGKPLLACWLGEHTAREGRRVLTEAGIASFETPEDAAIAASYLSEWSQAQRALLRTPSSQGDDRVDGKASVHAIFRQVASEGRRMLTEPEAKAAIAAYGIPVPRTIVAGSIPEVAQAAGELLEGSEKVVVKLLSKVVSHKSDLGGVVLDIATAEKAAEAAQLIEARLRARSPETKVDGYTVQAMVVRKHAQELILGMNLDQMFGPIILFGAGGTAVEVVNDTAIALPPLDDVLAADAIDATRIGRLLAGYRDRKPANRGEIIAALNGLSQMIVDFPCLVSLDINPLLADAEGVIALDARIEIDTRRVDEPAPNPALAIRPYPSGWSRDLLSDGMTFHIRPIVPADVALYPVFLAKISPDDLRLRFLSLRKNFPDQMLKRLTQLDYDRDIAFVALEKDTGALAGIGRLSCDPDHRTGEYALLVRSDLQGHGLGWDLLNQIIDYARAERISRIEGTILNENRKMLTMCREFGFSVAHHPSEPGLSMATLEIR, from the coding sequence ATGACAATCCGAAATCTTGAATACGCCGTTTCCCCGAAATCCATCGCTGTTGTCGGCGCGACCGGGCGCGTTGGCTCGGTCGGTCGCGTTGTTTTCGACAACATCGTGGTCGGCGGCTTCGAGGGAGAGATTTGGCCGGTCAATCCCAAATATTCGCACGTGGCCGGCCACCGCTGCTACGGCAGGGTTGCCGATCTGCCGGGCGTTCCCGATCTGGCCGTGATCGTAACCCCTCCCGACACCGTTCCCGGCATCGTGCGGGAACTGGCCGAGAGGGGAACACGAGCGGCCGTCGTTATCACGGCGGGGCTCAATCACGGGAATGGTCTGCGCCAGGCGATGCTCGATGCGGCCAAGTCCTCGCTTATGCGGATCATCGGGCCGAACACGGTCGGGTTGATAGTCCCTCCATCGAAGCTCAACGCCAGTTTCGCCCATATGGCACCGAAGCCTGGGAACATCGCTCTGATCTCGCAGTCCGGCGCGATCGCCACGTCGCTGATCGATTGGGCGGCCGCGAACAATGTCGGCTTTTCCCGGATCATCTCCCTCGGCGACATGGCGGACGTCGATGTCGGCGACTGCCTCGACATGCTGGCGGGCGATTTTCACACGCGAGCCATCGTGATGTATCTCGAAACCATACCCAACCCGCGCAAGTTCATGTCGGCCGCTCGGGCGGCTGCGCGCCTCAAGCCGGTAGTCGCCATCAAGCCCGGCCGTCACGAACAGGCGGCCAAGGCGGCCGCGACCCACACTGGAGCACTTTCTGGTTCCGACCGGGTCGTGGAAGCGGCGCTACGACGGGCAGGGGTGCTGCGTGTGAAAGATCTCGCCGAATTGCTTGATGCGGCCGAAACGATCGGGCGTTATTCTCCGCTCGATCGGGCGCGCGTCGGTATCGTCACCAATGGCGGCGGCGCAGGCGTTCTCGCGGTCGACAAGCTTGTCGACCGCGGAGGCGAGTTGGCTGAACTTGCGCCGTCGACGATCAAGCAGCTTGACCATGTGCTGCCGCCGACCTGGTCGCATGCAAACCCGATCGACATCGTCGGTGATGCTGCCCCGGAGCGCTACGGGGCGGCGCTAGAGGCCTTGGCGGCGGATCCGGGAACGGACGTCATACTTGTCATGAACTGCCCAACCGGGCTCGGTTCCTCGCCCGACGCCGCCAGGAAGGTGGCCGAGCTTGGCGACGAAGGCGAGATCGGTGGAAAGCCGCTTCTTGCGTGCTGGCTCGGCGAGCATACCGCGCGCGAAGGCCGGCGCGTCCTGACGGAAGCCGGCATTGCGAGCTTCGAAACGCCGGAGGACGCGGCGATCGCTGCCTCCTATCTCAGCGAATGGTCGCAAGCTCAGCGGGCGCTCCTGCGCACGCCCTCGAGCCAAGGTGATGACCGGGTCGACGGCAAGGCATCGGTGCATGCCATCTTCCGGCAGGTGGCCAGCGAAGGGCGGCGCATGCTGACGGAGCCGGAAGCAAAAGCGGCGATAGCCGCCTATGGCATCCCCGTGCCGAGAACCATTGTAGCCGGATCCATCCCCGAGGTGGCGCAGGCAGCCGGCGAGCTTCTCGAAGGCTCCGAAAAGGTGGTCGTCAAATTGCTGTCGAAAGTGGTTTCACACAAATCGGACCTCGGCGGCGTGGTCCTCGACATTGCGACCGCCGAGAAGGCTGCGGAAGCCGCCCAGTTGATCGAGGCACGCTTGCGTGCGCGGTCGCCGGAGACGAAGGTCGACGGCTACACCGTGCAAGCCATGGTCGTGCGCAAGCATGCGCAGGAGCTCATTTTGGGCATGAATCTGGACCAGATGTTTGGCCCGATCATTCTGTTTGGCGCTGGCGGCACAGCGGTCGAGGTTGTGAACGATACCGCGATCGCCCTGCCGCCGCTTGACGACGTGCTGGCAGCGGACGCGATCGACGCGACCAGAATAGGCCGCCTGCTTGCCGGCTATCGCGATCGCAAGCCAGCCAACCGAGGTGAGATCATCGCTGCGCTGAATGGCCTGTCGCAAATGATCGTCGACTTCCCTTGCCTGGTCTCCCTCGACATCAACCCGTTGCTTGCCGATGCCGAAGGTGTGATTGCGCTCGATGCCCGCATCGAAATCGACACGCGACGGGTGGATGAGCCAGCCCCGAACCCGGCCCTTGCCATAAGACCCTATCCGTCAGGATGGAGTCGCGATCTTCTGTCGGACGGTATGACCTTTCACATCCGGCCAATCGTCCCCGCGGACGTAGCGCTTTATCCCGTGTTCCTGGCGAAAATTTCCCCCGATGACCTGAGGCTCCGGTTCCTGTCGCTGCGCAAGAACTTCCCGGACCAGATGCTGAAGCGGCTCACGCAGCTTGACTACGATCGCGACATCGCCTTTGTCGCGCTTGAAAAGGACACGGGAGCGCTGGCGGGAATCGGTCGGCTTTCCTGCGATCCCGATCACAGGACCGGCGAATATGCGCTGCTCGTGCGATCGGACCTACAGGGCCATGGGCTGGGATGGGATCTGCTGAACCAGATCATCGACTATGCGAGGGCTGAACGTATCAGCCGCATCGAGGGCACAATCCTCAACGAAAATCGCAAGATGCTCACAATGTGCCGGGAGTTCGGCTTCTCGGTTGCCCATCATCCCAGCGAGCCCGGCCTTTCCATGGCGACACTGGAGATTCGCTAG
- a CDS encoding heavy metal translocating P-type ATPase, which translates to MDESALRRALLIIAIVGLALGLGVWRSGIGPISPDTIWTVATLPVVVTLAISILRDFWIGRIGVDAIALVSMSAALLLGQALAAVVVAIMYAGGTVLEDFARGRAERNLRALTDRAPHVAHRKSADGTETVPIEQVAVDDELLVRAGELLPVDGILVNASAMLDESTVTGEPLPERRGAGDVLRSGTVNVGEAFVMRASAVADKSTYAAIVRMVAAAQTAKAPFIRIADRFALLLLPATLLVAGIAWYLSNDPIRALAVLVVATPCPLILAAPVAFIGGVSRAARAGILMKGSAAIEALAQTRTAVFDKTGTLTLGGAELIEIDVAPGQEADELLRLLASLEQASHHVLADAIVRIARHGNLALSQPHDVREHRGEGLKGLVDGMSVAAGSRPLVLGNDPLPKWAESGESRYRDAQVLRVFLAIDGRLAGIFTLGDTIREDAPDTLGALRSAGVARIVMLTGDDGTAAEKVSASLRLDAFFANATPADKVATVEAEKATAPTMMVGDGINDAPALAAATVGIAMGARGGTASSEAADVVVLTDRLQPVAEALRIARRTRGIALQSIIVGLALSGAAMIAAAMGHITPVAGALLQEGIDVAVILNALRALGDGHFENNRTRTVERS; encoded by the coding sequence ATGGACGAGTCCGCACTGCGGCGCGCGCTGCTGATCATCGCCATAGTAGGTCTGGCGCTTGGGCTTGGAGTGTGGCGGAGCGGTATTGGTCCCATCTCGCCTGACACAATCTGGACAGTGGCGACCCTGCCCGTCGTTGTCACACTCGCCATCTCCATCTTGCGGGATTTCTGGATCGGCCGGATCGGCGTCGACGCGATCGCGCTGGTTTCAATGTCGGCGGCGCTGCTGCTGGGGCAGGCTCTGGCGGCGGTGGTTGTCGCCATCATGTATGCCGGCGGCACAGTGCTGGAAGACTTTGCGCGCGGCAGGGCGGAACGCAATCTCAGAGCGCTGACCGATAGGGCGCCGCACGTGGCGCATCGTAAATCCGCAGATGGCACCGAGACAGTTCCGATCGAGCAAGTGGCGGTCGACGACGAGCTTCTGGTGCGCGCCGGCGAATTGCTGCCGGTCGACGGGATCTTGGTCAACGCTTCGGCCATGTTGGATGAATCGACCGTCACCGGCGAGCCCCTGCCGGAGCGTCGCGGCGCCGGCGACGTATTGCGCAGCGGCACTGTCAACGTCGGCGAGGCCTTTGTCATGCGGGCCTCCGCTGTCGCCGACAAGAGCACCTACGCCGCGATCGTGCGCATGGTCGCAGCCGCGCAAACCGCCAAGGCGCCTTTCATACGCATTGCCGATCGTTTTGCCCTGCTCCTGCTTCCGGCCACGCTTCTGGTCGCCGGCATCGCCTGGTATCTTTCCAATGATCCGATCCGCGCCCTCGCCGTTCTGGTGGTCGCAACGCCGTGTCCGCTGATCCTCGCTGCGCCTGTTGCATTCATCGGGGGCGTGTCACGTGCCGCCAGGGCCGGGATCCTCATGAAAGGCAGCGCGGCGATCGAGGCCCTCGCCCAAACACGCACCGCAGTCTTCGACAAGACCGGAACCTTGACGCTCGGCGGCGCCGAGCTGATCGAGATCGACGTCGCTCCGGGCCAGGAAGCCGATGAATTGCTGCGGCTGCTGGCCTCGCTCGAACAGGCATCGCATCATGTCCTTGCGGATGCGATTGTCCGCATCGCCCGTCATGGAAACCTGGCGCTCTCCCAACCCCATGATGTCCGCGAACATCGTGGGGAAGGCCTGAAGGGGCTGGTGGACGGAATGTCGGTCGCGGCCGGGTCGAGGCCGCTCGTTCTTGGGAACGACCCACTGCCGAAGTGGGCGGAAAGTGGAGAGAGCCGGTACCGCGACGCGCAGGTACTCAGGGTGTTTCTGGCTATCGATGGCCGGCTTGCCGGCATTTTCACATTAGGAGACACCATACGCGAGGATGCTCCTGACACTCTCGGGGCTCTGCGTTCGGCGGGGGTCGCGCGGATAGTCATGCTCACCGGCGACGATGGCACAGCCGCTGAAAAGGTTTCCGCTTCGCTTCGGCTCGATGCGTTCTTTGCCAATGCCACGCCTGCCGACAAGGTCGCGACAGTGGAGGCCGAGAAGGCGACGGCGCCGACGATGATGGTGGGCGACGGCATCAACGATGCTCCTGCCCTTGCCGCGGCGACCGTGGGCATTGCCATGGGGGCTCGTGGCGGGACAGCTTCGTCGGAAGCGGCGGACGTGGTCGTGCTGACCGACAGGCTGCAGCCTGTCGCCGAAGCATTGCGGATCGCCAGGCGCACGCGCGGGATTGCCCTGCAGAGCATCATCGTCGGGCTGGCGCTGTCGGGCGCAGCGATGATCGCGGCCGCCATGGGGCACATAACGCCGGTGGCGGGAGCATTGCTTCAAGAGGGTATAGATGTCGCCGTCATCCTCAATGCGCTGCGCGCCCTTGGCGACGGGCATTTCGAAAACAATCGAACCAGGACAGTTGAACGATCATGA